The DNA region GAGCAGATCGATATCGCTTGCCGGTCCCATCTCACCCCGCGCACCAGATCCGAAAAGAACTATCTTTTCCGGGTTTGAACAGGCAACAATCCGGCGGATAATCTCCTCCAGCACTTCCGGATCTACTGTCCCTTCTTTCATCATTTTTTCTTCACCAGCGAGACCGGTTTTGTATTCAGATTACCTATGCACTACGGCCCATGTATCTCGCTCATGCCGCCGTCGGCATGAGCGGGAGATGAACGCGGCGCCCCTTTATCGGGATCACCCCGCCCCGCGCACAGCCTGCCTTCATGTCAGAGGGGATCTGATATGATTGTATCGTATGCTGGGTAATGCATCAAACTCCCTGTAATTTGTCCAGGCCTCATCAAGCCTATCGATTCAGAGAATGGGCATGATCTGATGGGATCTGACCGCCTCTCATTCCTCCGCCTGCTCCTTCGGCCCGAACTCCTTCTGGATCTCTTCTCTGAACTTAGCATATCCGATCTCATCCATCTGATCGGCCAGCGGCCTGCCGCTCCAGGCACTCCGGTAGACCCAGTAAACGATGCGGTCGACCACCTCAACCACCTCCTCAGCGGTCTCGACTGTAACAAGTTCCCGCCCTACGGCAGGAGAGGCCCCACGTCGACCGCCGACCGTGATCTGGTAATGGTCATACTCCGATTTCAGGAGATGGTATGGGCAGGAATGTATGCAAACGCCGCACTGAACGCATTTGCTCTCATCAAGGACTGAGACACCGTTTTTAAGGGCAATGGCGTGCTGTTTGCAGTACTCCACGCAGGTGCCGCAGCCGGTGCAGAGACCGGGAATGCGCAGAGGACGGATCCTGCCGATGATCCCGATGTCGTTCAAGAGCGGACTGTTGCACATGTAGGGGCAGCCGGATATGGCAATACGAAGCCGGATAGAAAGTACCTTCCCGAAGACACGCTCATCAATCTTTCTGGCGAGGTCGATAGTCTCGCAGTTGGCATACTTGCATCGCTCCGTACCCGGGCAGGCCATGATGTTGACAACCTCGTTCTGCTCCGCACCTAGCGGTGTGCCGTTCTTCTCAAGGGCTTTTGCAACCTTTTCAAAATTATCCGGCTTTACGTGCGGGATCTCCACGGTCTGGCGCATGGTGAGGTGGAG from Methanoculleus receptaculi includes:
- a CDS encoding 4Fe-4S binding protein, which codes for MQEQTLYSRGGIITERDAEYATVRVRIPAGVLSAAQVRQLGKISEKYGDGTLHLTMRQTVEIPHVKPDNFEKVAKALEKNGTPLGAEQNEVVNIMACPGTERCKYANCETIDLARKIDERVFGKVLSIRLRIAISGCPYMCNSPLLNDIGIIGRIRPLRIPGLCTGCGTCVEYCKQHAIALKNGVSVLDESKCVQCGVCIHSCPYHLLKSEYDHYQITVGGRRGASPAVGRELVTVETAEEVVEVVDRIVYWVYRSAWSGRPLADQMDEIGYAKFREEIQKEFGPKEQAEE